The following coding sequences are from one Verrucosispora sp. WMMD573 window:
- a CDS encoding NAD(P)/FAD-dependent oxidoreductase has protein sequence MNPKRILVVGAGHVGLYAALRLSKKLSPREAEVVVVDPQPHMTYQPFLPEASAGNISPRHSVVPLRRELRRCKVVAGAVTRIDHASKTATVQPIIGPPREITYDHVVVAPGSVSRTLPIPGLHEHGIGFKTIGEAIYLRNHVLEQLDVAAATTDPEVRRRALTFVFVGGGYAGIEALAEMEDMARHALKYYPELNTSDMRWVLVEATQRVLPEVDRDMGAYTVQQLLKRDMDIRLDTRLESCVDGVVKLSDGDSFSADTIVWTAGVKPSPMLDATDFPREERRRVTCLPTLQVVDGDRVVEGAWSAGDCAAVPDLTKPPGNYCSPSAQHAVRQAQRMADNIVAVIRGRAPVPYKHKHAGSVASLGLHKGVAQVYGIKMTGWPAWFMHRTYHMSRIPSLNRKVRVVVDWTLAFVLKREVVALGQLHDPREEFAEASQPPSKV, from the coding sequence GTGAATCCGAAGCGGATCCTTGTGGTGGGCGCCGGGCACGTCGGTCTCTACGCGGCGCTGCGCCTGTCGAAGAAGCTGAGTCCCCGTGAGGCTGAGGTCGTCGTCGTCGACCCCCAGCCGCACATGACGTACCAGCCTTTCCTGCCCGAGGCTTCGGCGGGAAACATCTCCCCACGGCACTCCGTGGTGCCGCTGCGTCGGGAGTTGCGCCGGTGCAAGGTGGTGGCCGGTGCGGTCACCCGGATCGACCACGCGAGTAAGACCGCCACGGTGCAGCCGATCATCGGCCCGCCCCGCGAGATCACCTATGACCACGTGGTGGTCGCCCCCGGCTCGGTCTCCCGGACCCTGCCCATCCCCGGCCTGCACGAGCACGGCATCGGCTTCAAGACCATCGGTGAGGCCATCTATCTGCGCAACCACGTGCTCGAACAGCTCGACGTGGCCGCCGCCACCACCGACCCGGAGGTACGCCGTCGGGCGCTGACCTTCGTCTTCGTCGGCGGCGGGTACGCCGGCATCGAGGCGCTGGCCGAGATGGAGGACATGGCCCGCCACGCGCTGAAGTACTACCCGGAGCTGAACACGTCGGACATGCGGTGGGTGCTGGTCGAGGCCACCCAGCGGGTGCTCCCGGAGGTCGACCGGGACATGGGCGCCTACACGGTGCAGCAGTTGCTGAAGCGGGACATGGATATCCGGCTCGACACCCGGCTGGAGTCCTGCGTCGACGGGGTGGTCAAGCTCTCCGACGGGGACAGCTTCAGCGCGGACACCATCGTCTGGACCGCCGGGGTGAAGCCGTCGCCGATGCTGGACGCGACCGACTTCCCCCGCGAGGAGCGGCGCCGGGTCACCTGCCTGCCGACGTTGCAGGTGGTCGACGGTGACCGCGTGGTCGAGGGCGCCTGGAGCGCCGGCGACTGCGCCGCCGTACCTGATCTGACCAAGCCGCCGGGCAACTACTGCTCGCCGAGCGCACAGCACGCGGTACGGCAGGCCCAGCGGATGGCCGACAACATCGTCGCCGTGATCCGGGGCCGTGCGCCGGTGCCCTACAAGCACAAGCACGCCGGCAGCGTGGCCAGCCTTGGCCTGCACAAGGGTGTGGCTCAGGTCTACGGCATCAAGATGACCGGCTGGCCGGCGTGGTTCATGCACCGGACTTACCACATGAGCCGGATTCCGTCGCTGAACCGGAAGGTCCGGGTCGTGGTCGACTGGACGCTGGCGTTCGTGCTCAAGCGCGAGGTGGTGGCCCTCGGCCAGTTGCACGACCCGCGCGAGGAGTTCGCCGAGGCGTCCCAGCCACCGTCGAAGGTGTGA
- a CDS encoding septum formation initiator family protein: MQQRRTPGGQRPVRRPARAGRPGTARDGGVRAESRSAAGRAPSAARGAEGVRSAKRPAAARRTAAGGAVTRLSAPRSRGLTGRATVLFAVLIALALAYTYPVRVYLDQQADIERMEAAQAAQRKLIAELTTQAEKWQDEAYIETQARERFFMRRPGEKMLILLDDPAGAAREAGTEQGPAAPVTPDPWYDTLWSSVRAADAHQTED, translated from the coding sequence ATGCAGCAGCGCCGCACGCCGGGTGGTCAGCGTCCGGTCCGTCGGCCGGCCCGCGCCGGCCGGCCTGGCACGGCCCGCGACGGCGGTGTCCGCGCCGAGTCGCGGTCCGCCGCCGGCCGGGCGCCGTCGGCCGCCCGAGGCGCCGAGGGCGTACGCTCCGCGAAGCGCCCCGCCGCCGCCCGGCGCACGGCTGCCGGTGGTGCGGTGACGCGGCTGTCCGCACCCCGATCCCGAGGTCTCACCGGCCGGGCCACAGTGCTGTTCGCGGTGCTGATCGCGCTCGCCCTGGCCTACACCTATCCGGTCCGGGTCTACCTGGATCAGCAGGCCGACATCGAGCGGATGGAGGCTGCGCAGGCGGCCCAGCGGAAGCTGATCGCCGAGCTGACCACCCAGGCGGAGAAGTGGCAGGACGAGGCGTACATCGAGACCCAGGCCCGGGAGCGGTTCTTCATGCGGCGGCCCGGTGAGAAGATGCTCATTCTGCTCGACGACCCGGCCGGCGCGGCCCGCGAGGCGGGCACCGAGCAGGGTCCGGCCGCTCCGGTCACCCCCGACCCCTGGTACGACACTCTCTGGTCCAGTGTCCGGGCCGCCGACGCCCACCAGACCGAAGACTGA
- a CDS encoding DUF4129 domain-containing protein, which yields MDVLRSWWPVTAVIALLAAVTLATAHSSIGASRIPPAVKDAPFVLEYPSGEPRPSIPAEPREAAEETRTRIPSWLGAVAVAVLGLALLAALSYLLWTVARGVARRVTRALPAQPTRRSAEGTAAEVVAAVDAGLVDLDDRATDPRTAVIACWVRLEEAAAVAGVPRLTGDTPTDLVTRLLRGDPSTGVPAIVSADVLAEFADVYREARYATRPVDERTRDQARAALRRLRGELTALAEREPT from the coding sequence ATGGACGTGCTTCGCAGCTGGTGGCCGGTGACGGCGGTGATCGCCCTGCTGGCCGCCGTCACCCTGGCCACCGCGCACTCGTCGATCGGCGCGAGCCGGATACCGCCCGCCGTCAAGGATGCGCCCTTCGTGTTGGAGTACCCGAGTGGGGAGCCGCGTCCGTCGATCCCGGCCGAGCCCCGCGAGGCCGCCGAGGAGACCCGGACCCGGATTCCGTCCTGGCTCGGCGCGGTAGCGGTCGCGGTGCTCGGGCTGGCGCTGCTCGCCGCCCTCAGCTATCTGCTCTGGACCGTGGCGCGGGGGGTGGCGCGTCGGGTCACCCGGGCACTGCCCGCGCAGCCGACCCGGCGCAGCGCCGAAGGTACCGCCGCGGAGGTGGTGGCGGCCGTCGACGCCGGCCTGGTCGACCTGGACGACCGCGCCACCGACCCGCGGACCGCGGTGATCGCCTGCTGGGTACGCCTCGAAGAGGCCGCGGCCGTCGCCGGGGTGCCCCGGCTGACCGGCGACACCCCCACCGACCTGGTCACCCGGCTGCTTCGTGGTGACCCGTCCACCGGCGTGCCGGCGATCGTGAGCGCCGACGTGCTGGCCGAGTTCGCGGACGTCTACCGCGAGGCCCGGTACGCCACCCGCCCGGTGGACGAACGGACCAGGGACCAGGCCCGGGCGGCGCTGCGCCGGTTGCGCGGCGAACTGACCGCACTGGCCGAGCGGGAGCCGACGTGA
- a CDS encoding DUF501 domain-containing protein: MTVVPPQEPAAASVPAPKRELATEADLAGVAAQLGRPPRGTRAVAHRCPCGLPDVVETTPRLADGTPFPTLFYLTCPRATAACSRLESAGLMKEMAERLATDPELAARYRAAHEDYLARRDAIAEVPEIAGISAGGMPGRVKCLHVQLGHALAVGPGVNPFGDETLDLVEPWWTTGRCVDVPEAG; the protein is encoded by the coding sequence GTGACTGTCGTACCACCGCAGGAGCCGGCGGCGGCCTCCGTACCCGCGCCCAAGCGGGAGCTGGCCACGGAGGCCGATCTGGCCGGGGTGGCCGCGCAGCTCGGACGCCCGCCCCGAGGCACCCGGGCGGTGGCCCACCGGTGCCCGTGCGGCCTGCCCGACGTGGTGGAGACGACTCCCCGGCTGGCCGACGGCACCCCCTTCCCGACGCTGTTCTACCTGACCTGCCCCCGGGCGACCGCGGCGTGCAGTCGGCTGGAGTCGGCCGGCCTGATGAAGGAGATGGCGGAGCGGCTGGCCACCGACCCGGAGCTGGCCGCCCGGTACCGCGCCGCCCACGAGGACTACCTGGCCCGGCGGGACGCCATCGCCGAGGTGCCCGAGATCGCCGGTATCTCGGCCGGCGGGATGCCCGGCCGGGTCAAGTGCCTGCACGTCCAGCTCGGCCACGCGCTCGCCGTCGGGCCGGGGGTGAACCCGTTCGGCGACGAGACGCTCGACCTGGTCGAACCGTGGTGGACGACCGGACGCTGCGTCGACGTCCCGGAGGCCGGGTGA
- a CDS encoding Ppx/GppA phosphatase family protein has translation MAAIDCGTNSIRLLIADLPDPSAEPGAPLVDRSRRMEIVRLGQGVDATGRLAPEAIERTRVALADYAAEIDKLGAERVRMCATSASRDAENAADFRAMVEQTLGVAPEVVSGDEEARLSFTGAVRGLPADAPSPYLVLDIGGGSTEFVVGTRDGGVDAAISMDIGCVRMTERHLHGDPPSLDEIAAAQADIAVAVDRALTAVPGREAATLVGLAGSVTTVVAIAEGLTGYDPARIHHARVSYDRVAEVTADLLAMTREQRLAIPVMHPGRADVIGAGALVLRVAMERAGMAAVVASEHDILDGIAWSLANANGRYRR, from the coding sequence GTGGCGGCCATCGACTGTGGCACCAATTCGATCCGGTTGCTGATTGCGGATCTGCCGGATCCGTCGGCGGAGCCGGGCGCCCCGCTTGTCGACCGGAGCCGGCGGATGGAGATCGTCCGGCTCGGTCAGGGGGTGGACGCCACCGGCCGGCTCGCTCCGGAGGCGATCGAGCGGACCCGGGTCGCGCTCGCCGACTACGCCGCCGAAATCGACAAGCTGGGTGCCGAACGGGTACGGATGTGTGCCACGTCGGCCAGCCGGGACGCGGAGAACGCGGCCGACTTCCGCGCCATGGTCGAGCAGACGCTCGGCGTCGCGCCGGAGGTGGTCAGCGGGGACGAGGAGGCGCGGCTGTCGTTCACCGGAGCGGTGCGCGGCCTGCCCGCCGACGCGCCGTCGCCGTACCTGGTGCTGGACATCGGTGGTGGGTCGACCGAGTTCGTCGTCGGCACCCGGGACGGTGGGGTCGACGCCGCGATCTCCATGGACATCGGCTGCGTCCGGATGACGGAGCGGCACCTGCACGGCGACCCGCCGAGCCTGGACGAGATCGCCGCCGCCCAAGCTGACATCGCGGTTGCGGTGGATCGGGCGCTGACGGCAGTGCCGGGACGGGAGGCGGCCACGCTTGTCGGGCTCGCCGGCTCGGTCACCACCGTGGTCGCGATCGCCGAGGGCCTCACCGGGTACGACCCGGCCCGCATTCATCACGCCCGGGTGTCGTACGACCGGGTGGCGGAGGTGACCGCCGACCTGCTGGCCATGACGCGCGAGCAGCGGCTGGCCATCCCGGTGATGCATCCCGGCCGCGCGGACGTGATAGGTGCCGGCGCGTTGGTGCTCCGCGTCGCCATGGAGCGGGCCGGCATGGCCGCGGTGGTCGCCTCCGAGCACGACATCCTCGACGGCATCGCCTGGAGTCTCGCAAACGCGAACGGGAGGTATCGGCGCTAG
- the eno gene encoding phosphopyruvate hydratase: MATIEVIEAREILDSRGNPTVEVEVGLDDGTISRAAVPSGASTGAFEAIELRDGDKGRYLGKGVEKAVANIEDRIVDQLIGYEASEQRAIDQKMLDIDGTDNKAELGANAILGVSLAVAKAAAGSADLSLFRYLGGPNAHLLPVPMMNILNGGAHADSNVDIQEFMIAPIGAPSFREALRSGAEVYHALKSVLKKKDLSTGLGDEGGFAPNLPTNAAALDLIAEAVEKAGYRLGTDIVFALDVAATEFFADGSYTFEGAAKSAAEMSEYYTKLADAYPIVSIEDPLAEDDWTGWQTLTGAIGDRVQIVGDDLFVTNPQRIARGIAEQAANAVLVKVNQIGSLTETLDAVDLAHRAGFKCMMSHRSGETEDTTIADLAVATGCGQIKTGAPARSDRVAKYNQLLRIEEELADAARYAGAGAFPRYRSA; encoded by the coding sequence GTGGCAACCATCGAGGTAATCGAGGCTCGGGAGATCCTGGACTCGCGGGGCAACCCGACGGTCGAGGTCGAGGTCGGGCTCGACGACGGCACGATCTCCCGGGCGGCGGTGCCCTCCGGCGCCTCCACCGGCGCCTTCGAGGCGATCGAGCTGCGCGACGGTGACAAGGGCCGCTACCTGGGCAAGGGAGTGGAGAAGGCGGTCGCCAACATCGAGGACCGGATCGTCGACCAGCTGATCGGCTACGAAGCCAGCGAGCAGCGGGCGATCGACCAGAAGATGCTCGACATCGACGGCACCGACAACAAGGCCGAGCTGGGCGCAAACGCGATCCTCGGGGTGTCCCTGGCGGTGGCGAAGGCCGCGGCCGGCAGCGCCGACCTGAGCCTCTTCCGCTACCTGGGCGGGCCGAACGCACACCTGCTGCCGGTGCCGATGATGAACATCCTCAACGGTGGGGCGCACGCCGACAGCAACGTCGACATCCAGGAGTTCATGATCGCGCCGATCGGCGCGCCGAGCTTCCGGGAGGCGCTGCGCTCCGGCGCCGAGGTCTACCACGCGCTCAAGTCGGTGCTGAAGAAGAAGGACCTGTCGACCGGGCTCGGCGACGAGGGCGGCTTCGCGCCGAACCTGCCGACCAACGCCGCCGCGCTGGACCTGATCGCCGAGGCGGTGGAGAAGGCCGGCTACCGGCTCGGCACCGACATCGTCTTCGCCCTCGACGTGGCCGCCACCGAGTTCTTCGCCGACGGCAGCTACACCTTCGAGGGCGCGGCCAAGAGCGCCGCGGAGATGAGCGAGTACTACACCAAGCTGGCCGACGCGTACCCGATCGTCTCCATCGAGGACCCGCTGGCCGAGGACGACTGGACCGGCTGGCAGACGCTGACCGGGGCGATCGGCGACCGGGTCCAGATCGTCGGCGACGACCTGTTCGTCACCAACCCGCAGCGCATCGCCCGGGGCATCGCCGAGCAGGCGGCCAACGCGGTGCTCGTCAAGGTCAACCAGATCGGCTCGCTCACCGAGACGCTCGACGCGGTGGACCTGGCCCACCGGGCCGGCTTCAAGTGCATGATGAGCCACCGCTCCGGCGAGACCGAGGACACCACCATCGCCGACCTGGCGGTGGCCACCGGTTGCGGCCAGATCAAGACCGGTGCCCCGGCGCGGTCGGACCGGGTCGCGAAGTACAACCAGCTGCTGCGGATCGAGGAGGAGCTGGCCGACGCGGCGCGGTACGCCGGGGCGGGCGCGTTCCCGCGCTACCGTTCCGCCTGA
- a CDS encoding uracil-DNA glycosylase, whose protein sequence is MAESRTPVEVVARAARATDLADLDDAVADCFACPRLVDWREEVARTKRAAFRDQEYWGRPVPGFGDPTARIGILGLAPAAHGGNRTGRIFTGDRSGDVLFAALHRAGLANQPTSVAADDGLALRETRIFAAVRCAPPENKPTPGERDTCAPWLHREVELIRPTLRVVVALGAFAWAAWWPALRAGYGVPPPSPRPSFGHGAHWSGTAGPELLGCYHVSQQNTFTGRLTPEMLDDVFARAKLLAGVD, encoded by the coding sequence TTGGCTGAGTCGCGTACCCCCGTCGAAGTCGTCGCCCGCGCCGCCCGGGCGACGGATCTGGCCGACCTGGACGATGCTGTCGCCGACTGTTTCGCCTGCCCCCGGCTGGTCGACTGGCGGGAGGAGGTCGCCCGCACGAAGCGGGCGGCCTTCCGCGATCAGGAGTACTGGGGACGGCCGGTGCCCGGCTTCGGCGATCCGACGGCCCGGATCGGCATCCTCGGGCTGGCCCCGGCCGCGCACGGCGGCAACCGCACCGGTCGGATCTTCACCGGCGACCGGTCCGGTGACGTGCTCTTCGCCGCCCTGCACCGGGCCGGCCTGGCCAACCAGCCGACGAGTGTGGCCGCCGACGACGGACTGGCGCTGCGCGAGACGAGGATCTTCGCCGCCGTACGCTGCGCCCCACCGGAGAACAAGCCCACCCCGGGCGAGCGGGACACCTGCGCGCCCTGGCTGCATCGGGAGGTCGAGCTGATCCGGCCGACGCTGCGGGTGGTGGTGGCGCTGGGTGCTTTCGCCTGGGCCGCGTGGTGGCCGGCGTTACGCGCCGGGTACGGCGTCCCTCCGCCCAGCCCGCGACCGTCGTTCGGGCATGGGGCACACTGGTCCGGCACGGCCGGACCGGAACTGCTCGGTTGTTACCACGTCAGCCAGCAGAACACCTTCACCGGCCGGCTGACACCAGAGATGCTGGACGATGTGTTCGCCCGGGCGAAACTGCTGGCCGGGGTGGACTGA
- a CDS encoding DUF58 domain-containing protein has protein sequence MSERSERTAPTNWTPTWAFGRAVLITGLLLVAAVLLGRVDLIVLAVPFALGTAYALRRRPVELPRVWLSADEDPLVEGGAMTGTVTVGNPGTVPYDVAVLRTRVSPWLRVERAGVAGSTVVGAGRAAGAGRPTVADRPFVTSVAPDTAVDLELAGTALRWGRHPLGPAGARVAAAQGLLVSRAVIVEPVRSKVYPKTEPFEAVEVMPRAAGLVGAHHSRRPGEGGELAGVRVFAPGDRLRRIDWRVSLRARQLHVAATLSDRDAEVVVLLDVLAEAGRSGGVTGTASVLDTTVRAAAAIAEHYLHRGDRVALLEYGPSARRLRPATGRRQYLTVLEWLLDVKAQSSPHEPYDHVFGPQLLSADALVVVLTPLLEERSAQMLARLARSGRFVVAVDTLPADLSPPKDRGWAEVAYRLWRLDRDTMIAQLREHGVPVVPWAGAGSLDQVLRDVARLATAPRVGGR, from the coding sequence GTGAGCGAGCGGAGCGAGCGAACGGCACCCACCAACTGGACGCCCACCTGGGCGTTCGGTCGGGCGGTGCTGATCACCGGCCTGCTTCTGGTCGCCGCGGTGCTGCTGGGACGGGTGGATCTGATCGTGCTGGCCGTCCCGTTCGCGCTCGGCACCGCGTACGCGTTGCGACGCCGGCCCGTCGAACTGCCCCGGGTGTGGCTCAGCGCCGACGAGGACCCACTGGTGGAGGGCGGTGCGATGACCGGGACGGTCACCGTCGGCAACCCGGGCACGGTCCCCTACGACGTGGCGGTGCTGCGTACCCGGGTCTCACCGTGGTTGCGGGTCGAACGCGCGGGTGTCGCCGGCAGCACGGTCGTCGGCGCCGGCCGAGCCGCCGGTGCCGGTCGACCGACCGTGGCGGATCGACCGTTCGTCACGTCGGTCGCGCCGGACACCGCCGTCGACCTGGAGTTGGCCGGTACCGCGCTGCGGTGGGGTCGGCATCCGCTGGGCCCGGCCGGCGCCCGGGTGGCCGCCGCGCAGGGCCTGCTCGTCTCGCGTGCGGTGATCGTCGAACCGGTCCGGTCGAAGGTGTACCCGAAGACCGAGCCGTTCGAGGCGGTCGAGGTGATGCCCCGGGCCGCCGGCCTGGTCGGGGCCCACCACTCGCGTCGTCCCGGTGAGGGAGGCGAACTCGCCGGGGTGCGGGTCTTCGCCCCCGGTGACCGGTTGCGCCGCATCGACTGGCGGGTGTCGCTGCGGGCCCGGCAACTGCACGTGGCGGCCACTCTCTCCGACCGGGACGCCGAAGTGGTCGTGCTGCTCGACGTGCTGGCCGAGGCGGGTCGCTCCGGTGGGGTCACCGGCACGGCGTCGGTGTTGGACACCACGGTCCGGGCGGCCGCCGCCATCGCCGAGCACTACCTGCACCGGGGTGACCGGGTGGCGCTGCTGGAGTACGGCCCGAGTGCCCGGCGGCTGCGCCCGGCAACCGGACGACGGCAGTACCTGACCGTGCTGGAGTGGCTGTTGGACGTGAAGGCCCAGTCCTCCCCGCACGAGCCGTACGACCACGTGTTCGGCCCGCAACTGCTCTCCGCGGACGCGTTGGTGGTGGTGCTCACCCCGCTGCTGGAGGAGCGGTCCGCCCAGATGCTGGCCCGGTTGGCCCGTTCGGGGCGGTTCGTGGTGGCCGTCGACACGCTTCCGGCGGACCTGTCACCACCGAAGGATCGGGGCTGGGCCGAGGTGGCGTACCGGCTGTGGCGACTGGACCGGGACACGATGATCGCGCAGTTGCGGGAGCACGGGGTGCCGGTGGTGCCGTGGGCCGGCGCCGGCAGTCTCGACCAGGTGCTGCGCGACGTGGCGAGGCTGGCCACCGCCCCCCGGGTGGGTGGCCGGTGA
- a CDS encoding MoxR family ATPase, with amino-acid sequence MNDVGRTMPPAEVGRLARAVLDAVGQVVVGKRDALELVLAGILAGGHVLLEDLPGLGKTLTARSFAQALGLDFRRLQFTPDLLPADVTGSFLYDQRSGDFTFRAGPVFTNLLLADEINRTPPKTQSALLEAMQEKQVSVEGVTYRLDEPFHVLATANPIEYEGTYPLPEAQLDRFLLRVSFGYPAQDEEWEVLRRRMARRREEADIKPVVDAGTLRAMQAALEDVVVEDSVGRYIVALTAATREHPSVLVGASPRGSLALMLLSRVRAVLSGRDYVVPEDVKDVAAPALAHRITLRPEMWLRRVDPSFVVGEVLDGTPAPASGALPSYAAGRPGD; translated from the coding sequence ATGAACGACGTCGGCCGGACGATGCCCCCCGCCGAGGTAGGTCGCCTCGCCCGGGCCGTACTGGACGCGGTGGGTCAGGTCGTGGTCGGCAAACGGGACGCCCTGGAGTTGGTGCTGGCCGGCATCCTCGCCGGCGGCCACGTGCTGCTCGAAGATCTGCCGGGGCTGGGCAAGACACTCACCGCGCGCTCCTTCGCCCAGGCGTTGGGCCTTGATTTCCGGCGCCTCCAGTTCACCCCCGACCTGCTGCCCGCCGACGTCACCGGCTCGTTCCTCTACGACCAGCGCAGCGGTGACTTCACCTTCCGGGCCGGGCCGGTCTTCACCAACCTGCTGCTCGCCGACGAGATCAACCGGACCCCGCCGAAAACTCAGTCGGCCCTGCTGGAGGCGATGCAGGAGAAGCAGGTGTCGGTGGAGGGCGTGACGTACCGGCTGGACGAGCCGTTCCACGTGCTCGCCACCGCCAACCCCATCGAGTACGAGGGCACCTATCCGTTGCCGGAGGCGCAGCTGGACCGGTTCCTGCTGCGGGTGTCGTTCGGCTACCCGGCGCAGGACGAGGAATGGGAGGTGCTGCGTCGGCGGATGGCGCGCCGCCGGGAGGAGGCCGACATCAAACCGGTGGTCGACGCCGGCACGCTGCGCGCCATGCAGGCGGCGTTGGAGGACGTCGTGGTGGAGGACTCGGTGGGCCGGTACATCGTGGCGTTGACCGCGGCCACCCGCGAGCACCCGTCGGTGCTGGTGGGCGCCTCGCCGCGGGGCTCGCTGGCGCTGATGTTGCTGTCCCGGGTGCGGGCGGTGCTCTCCGGGCGGGACTACGTGGTTCCCGAGGACGTCAAGGACGTCGCTGCCCCGGCGCTGGCCCACCGGATCACGTTGCGGCCCGAGATGTGGCTGCGTCGGGTCGATCCGTCCTTCGTGGTCGGTGAGGTTCTCGACGGCACCCCGGCGCCGGCCAGTGGCGCGCTGCCCAGCTACGCCGCCGGCCGGCCGGGAGACTGA
- a CDS encoding dienelactone hydrolase family protein, translated as MGEMVTYRGDGGTGEGYLAIPATGAASPAVIVIQDWWGLVPHIRSVVDRFAEAGFVALAPDFRHGGPAGKPSEPRRLLNGPQMDETAREIAAAADYLAGRVEVTGKVGCAGFCAGASLALWAANFSERIVATAAFYPRLPWEGMRTEWTDYAGKDALVHCSEADGTSADPGVQAVRRAIESSGGNCQLHDYPGTAHAFFNEDRPEKFDQRAATSAWARTLELFRAKLG; from the coding sequence ATGGGCGAGATGGTGACCTACCGTGGTGATGGCGGCACGGGTGAGGGATATCTCGCGATACCTGCCACCGGCGCGGCAAGCCCGGCAGTGATCGTGATTCAGGACTGGTGGGGCCTGGTGCCGCACATCAGGTCGGTGGTGGACCGTTTCGCCGAGGCGGGCTTCGTCGCCCTCGCCCCCGACTTCCGGCACGGTGGGCCGGCTGGGAAACCGAGTGAGCCGCGACGCCTGCTCAACGGGCCACAGATGGACGAGACGGCGCGGGAGATCGCCGCCGCCGCCGACTACCTCGCCGGCCGGGTCGAGGTCACCGGCAAGGTGGGCTGCGCCGGCTTCTGCGCCGGAGCCAGTCTGGCGCTGTGGGCAGCGAACTTCTCCGAGCGGATCGTCGCCACCGCCGCCTTCTATCCCCGGTTGCCCTGGGAGGGCATGCGTACCGAGTGGACCGACTACGCGGGCAAGGACGCGCTGGTGCACTGCTCCGAGGCGGACGGCACCTCCGCGGACCCGGGTGTCCAGGCGGTACGCCGGGCAATCGAGAGCTCCGGCGGCAATTGCCAACTGCACGACTACCCGGGCACCGCGCACGCCTTCTTCAATGAGGACCGGCCCGAGAAGTTCGACCAACGGGCCGCCACCAGCGCCTGGGCGCGCACCCTGGAACTCTTCCGGGCCAAGCTTGGCTGA
- a CDS encoding amino-acid N-acetyltransferase, protein MVRRARTADVRAIRQLVDTYTDDRRLLSKATVTLYEDVQEFRVASRVSDGAVVGCGALHVMWEDLAEIRTVAVDPRCRGQRIGHRIVAELIDAARELGVARIFVLTFETRFFGTFGFTEIDGAPVPHPVYEQLLRSYDEGVAEFLDLERVKPNTLGNTRMLLRL, encoded by the coding sequence ATGGTCCGGCGGGCCCGGACCGCCGATGTGCGGGCGATCCGACAGCTGGTCGACACCTACACCGACGATCGCCGTCTGCTCAGCAAGGCCACGGTCACCCTGTACGAGGACGTGCAGGAGTTCCGGGTCGCCAGCCGGGTCTCCGACGGTGCGGTGGTGGGCTGCGGCGCGCTGCACGTGATGTGGGAGGACCTCGCCGAGATCCGTACGGTGGCGGTCGATCCCCGCTGCCGGGGCCAGCGGATCGGGCACCGGATCGTCGCGGAGCTGATCGACGCGGCACGGGAGCTGGGGGTGGCCCGTATCTTCGTGCTGACCTTCGAGACCCGGTTCTTCGGCACGTTCGGCTTCACCGAGATCGACGGTGCCCCGGTGCCGCATCCGGTCTACGAACAGCTCCTGCGTTCGTACGACGAGGGTGTCGCGGAGTTCCTCGACCTGGAACGCGTCAAGCCGAACACGCTGGGCAACACCCGCATGCTGCTACGCCTCTGA